The proteins below come from a single Brevundimonas sp. LM2 genomic window:
- the hppD gene encoding 4-hydroxyphenylpyruvate dioxygenase, whose protein sequence is MDDLTAPTATPDATIPAYENPLGVDGFEFVEFTGPDPQAMIRQIEIMGFVQTHVNPKNGVVRLKQGDITFLVHTKPDGHAGEFARDHGPSANGMAFRVNDAKAAYDAAVARGAHPADAHDGGALGEGAYVLRGIGGSLLYIIDAYGEAGSLYDAWDEVEGWEEAERKNNVGLHLLDHLTHNVKRGQMRTWSGFYGDVFAFEEQKYFDIKGKATGLFSQAMIAPDRAIRIPLNESQDDNSQIEEFLKRYNGEGIQHIALATDDIFHTVETMRERGVLFQDTIETYFELIDKRLPNHGHDVERMRQNRILIDGSDEDGLLLQIFTQDTFGPIFFEIIQRKGNEGFGNGNFQALFDSIELDQIRRGVIKVDAH, encoded by the coding sequence TCGGCGTGGACGGCTTCGAATTCGTCGAATTCACCGGCCCGGACCCCCAGGCCATGATCCGCCAGATCGAGATCATGGGCTTCGTCCAGACCCACGTGAACCCGAAGAACGGCGTGGTGCGCCTGAAACAGGGCGACATCACCTTCCTGGTCCACACGAAACCCGACGGCCACGCCGGCGAGTTCGCCCGCGACCACGGCCCCTCGGCCAACGGCATGGCCTTTCGCGTCAACGACGCCAAGGCCGCCTATGACGCCGCCGTGGCGCGGGGGGCCCATCCGGCCGACGCCCACGACGGCGGGGCCCTGGGCGAGGGGGCCTATGTGCTGCGCGGCATCGGCGGCAGCCTGCTCTACATCATCGACGCCTATGGCGAGGCGGGCTCGCTGTACGACGCCTGGGACGAGGTCGAGGGCTGGGAAGAGGCCGAGCGCAAGAACAACGTCGGCCTGCACCTGCTCGACCACCTGACCCACAACGTCAAACGCGGCCAGATGCGCACCTGGTCCGGCTTCTACGGCGACGTCTTCGCCTTCGAGGAGCAGAAATATTTCGACATCAAGGGCAAGGCGACCGGCCTGTTCAGCCAGGCGATGATCGCGCCCGACCGCGCCATCCGCATTCCCCTGAACGAGAGCCAGGACGACAACTCCCAGATCGAGGAGTTCCTGAAGCGCTACAACGGCGAAGGCATCCAGCATATCGCCCTGGCCACCGACGACATCTTCCACACGGTCGAGACGATGCGCGAGCGCGGCGTGCTGTTCCAGGACACGATCGAGACCTATTTCGAACTGATCGACAAACGCCTGCCCAACCACGGGCACGACGTCGAGCGAATGCGCCAGAACCGCATCCTGATCGACGGCTCGGACGAGGACGGCCTGCTGCTGCAGATCTTCACCCAGGATACCTTCGGCCCGATCTTCTTCGAGATCATCCAGCGCAAGGGCAACGAGGGCTTCGGCAACGGCAATTTCCAGGCCCTGTTCGATTCCATCGAGCTGGACCAGATCCGTCGCGGCGTCATCAAGGTCGACGCCCATTAG